TTGCGATGGGTGGCCAACCATCTCACCAATTGAATTCATTCaactttagttttgtttttagttttcattgaATTCAGGtttgaaaaagaacaaaaaattaatgtgggtcttttaaaaaaaaatatatagtttattCCTCAATGAATAACCATCGGGGATATTCCCCGTTATCAtgtaaatatctattttatggAATAATGCACAACCAAATAATAGAACAGTACTTATTCTATAGGAATAGCCATTTCATTTGAGATTACTCGATCTTCCGCATACCTAATGTGGATTTAATGTGGAAGTAGTTGCTATATGCCCTAATATGTTATGAATTTGGAATATAATTTGCAGGGGAAGAGGGGTGTGTGGATCAAATTGCCTATCGAACAAGTAAATCTTGTTGAAGTTGCAGTTAAGGTAAAGACATTTCCAACTTAGACCATATGCTGGGTTGGCTTCAGAAAAAACATACTTTGGATGTAAAACTGTGCAGTTATTGGTGTACAGTCTTTCCAAATCCTGCTTCATAATCTTGTTCTACTAATTTTACAGGAAGGATTTAGGTATCACCATGCTGAACCAGATTACTTAATGCTTGTATATTGGATTCCTGAAACTACTGATACTCTTCCTGTAAATGCTTCACGTCGAGTGGGTATTGGTGCTTTTGTCATGAACAGTCAGAGAGAGGTATTTCCCACAGTTATCATCATTGTTGTCACTACCCAATAGTAATCTAATTCTTAGTTTTTAAATATGCTCATCCAAACAATACCAATTTAAATTCTAGATTATCTTAATGCTATCAAtttaaattctttttgttttgaaaattctgaTAGTTCCTAAATTTCCATCCAATCATaatctatatgtatatatatgcttgCGTGTGAGGGAGTTTTAAAGTGGCTAGGCTTGTAGCCTCCaaagtaaataatttttacaagaaaatgtaaaataattcaTGGTTTATTAAATAAAGTTACAACTCGATCATGGATTacatatatatgcaaattaCTTAGATTGATTGGTCATTCATCTGACTATAACCAAATGGACACCATAAGATTATCTCAAAGgcaaaaacacaaaagatgGAACTTCAAATTTTGATGATCAGAAGTTTAGTTTGGCCCCCAAAGATAAATTTCTAGCTCTGTCATGGTCTTCTAGTTTGAAAAGTTGAAAGGAGTATTGttaaatattgtaaaaaaaatgaggtaCACTCTATGGATCAAACGGTAGTTTTCATTTGTTTCTCAAGTACAGATTGCTTTGTTCATATATCATATAGcttctctctgtttcttttttcctctttgttgAAAAAATCGCATGCTCCAGTGTATTTGGcttgaaaatttaaatttcccAGAAATGTGATGGCTTGATATATCTGACTACTgaaatttttgttattgtatgaTAGGTGCTTGTAGTTATGGAGAATGGTGGTAGATTCAAAGAAACAGGCGTGTGGAAGTTCCCTACTGGGGTTGTTAATGAAGTGAGTACATTATGAGTGCGGTTCTTTATCTAATTCTTTAGAACGAACACTTTAGAAAAGTGTTTCatcttgaattgaaattttgcATCTACAGGGTGAGGATATATGTACAGCTGCAGTTAGGGAAGTCAAAGAAGAGACAGGAGTAAGTCATAATTGTGCAATGGGTTGACTCAAATGAAATATACATGTGAGTTTACACATGCCAATGCAAATCTAAGACCATtccttatattttgtttcaGATTGATGCAGAATTTGTGGAGGTTTTAGCATTCAGGTGTGAATCTTTCTCAGTATTACACATATTGTTGTTTTAGATGGGTCTGCAGAAAATCTTCCCTGTAAAAGCAAGTTTTACTAAGCTAGTATTATTAGCTTGAtaaatttcaatataatttgcatgctGTTCAATctcctttttgatttttggcccTCATTACAGGGAAAGCCACAAGTCATTCTTTAGCAAATcagatttgttctttgtttgcatGTTGAAACCACGCTCCTTTGACATCCAGAAACAGGATCAGGAGGTTGAAGCAGCCcaggtactttttttttcaacaatcaCACTATGCTTGTTTTGCATTCAGTAAATTTGCATCAACTtggatttgggttttgagtATAAAATTGCATTAGTTTTGTTAATCAAAATGATTTTGGGCAAGTCACACTGTGGAAATAGGCATAAAATGTATCAAACTTTGGTCAATCCTACTAGCTGCTGCTACTCTTTGGATTGACTCTTCCAATATCATACTAGATGGATGCAAGACCATGAGCCAAATTGATCAGTTTGCTGTTCattttttatgaaagaaatGAATTTAAGGAACAATCACATGCTGGAGTCAGGGTCTAGTTGACAAGTCCAATTGGGCACTTTTTAACCAGGCCTTGTGGTTTGATGTTTTGCACTTGTATTTGAAGTAATTGAAACGTAGGACCTCCTAAATTACTGAAATATGAAACAAGGTTTCcttatgttcattttttttcttcttttctattctcTAGTGGATGCCATTTGAGGAATATGCAGCCCAACCTTTTATACGAGAACATGAGCTATTCAATTATGTTGCCAAGATATGCTTGGCAAAGTCAGATAAGGGCTATGCTGGTTTTTCTCCAGTATCTGCAGCTACATCTTCTGGCAAAACAAGCTGCCTTTACTGCAACAATCCAGATATACACCTATTAACTTCTGGCCATCAGTAGCTTTCAATATAGCAGTGTCAATAAATGATATGATCTATGCAATTTgtccttaaattttttgtattgaaattcaagtaaaaaaattaatatagtCAATTATGACTTTTCTATATTGATTCAAGCAAGAAAGCAGATGCCCGTTAATATTCCAGAAAGCATATATGTTTGTTAGGCAATGGGTGTATGTTAACAAACAACTCTGCTTAGCACGACTTTAGGATCGTAGGGCAATATTACTGTTGGTAAATGTTGTCCAAGGACCGACTGTGCCATTTTCTCTCGTTGAGATGCTTATAAATATTGTTTGTGTTATTGTAGAGAGTAAAGCTATTATTTACGCTCAATTCACACTCGATGATGtggtatattttaaaatatggctttttttttttgtttttattttatttggctAACATGGAAAAATCACTTCAATACGTCATGTTAGACAATAATAACTAGGTGTTAAGAGTATTACTactctattaattaatagtGGAGCAGTTGCACAATCTAAATAATCAAGGAATCATAAGAGAGGGAAACACATTGAGCGCAAATATCATCTCATAAGAGAAATAGTATCTCAGGGAGATACAACTGTAATTAAGATTCCAACGACGGAGAATTTGGTAGACCCGTCCACTAAAACCTTGTCACAGAAGATTTTTGAATCTCACATAGAAGGAACGTGAGTCAAATATATGCCTCACCGGAATTAAGGGCAAGTGGGAATTTGTTGGGATTATGCCCATAATCCCAGTGATCCTTTAATCCATGAAGATATTCCATGTTTAGAAATGAATACATTGTTTATTCATTATATCATCCTTATGTTATGACATATATTATCTTTTACATGAGTATTACATAAATTGTTCATCTTATATGTAAAAAGGTCTTAGGATAACATTAAATATGGATATGGGTGTGAGTATGAGTAacgttatcacacaaggtcttagTCTATAAATCATTGTATCCTTAAAGGTTTAAAGTTCGCAGCCAGCAAATAGAACTAGGCATTCCATTTTGATAAGACTGTTATACATCGAATCTTAATGATCTACCTTAATCAAGCGAAGCAATGTCTTCGGGATTGATGTACAATGTGCTGAGTTCCTAAAGCACTGAACGGATTAAGGAATTgtcttttcaagaaaaatattgttCATTGAGAAAAATGCAATAAACTCCTTAAAAGACTTATTTGGATTTTGGTT
This window of the Corylus avellana chromosome ca5, CavTom2PMs-1.0 genome carries:
- the LOC132180895 gene encoding nudix hydrolase 2-like isoform X1, with the translated sequence MGENERVQQVELLSSVNDLYGGVRVNMEHHPMDSKDFATSLKASISQWKQQGKRGVWIKLPIEQVNLVEVAVKEGFRYHHAEPDYLMLVYWIPETTDTLPVNASRRVGIGAFVMNSQREVLVVMENGGRFKETGVWKFPTGVVNEGEDICTAAVREVKEETGIDAEFVEVLAFRESHKSFFSKSDLFFVCMLKPRSFDIQKQDQEVEAAQWMPFEEYAAQPFIREHELFNYVAKICLAKSDKGYAGFSPVSAATSSGKTSCLYCNNPDIHLLTSGHQ
- the LOC132180895 gene encoding nudix hydrolase 2-like isoform X2; its protein translation is MGENERVQQVELLSSVNDLYGGVRVNMEHHPMDSKDFATSLKASISQWKQQGKRGVWIKLPIEQVNLVEVAVKVLVVMENGGRFKETGVWKFPTGVVNEGEDICTAAVREVKEETGIDAEFVEVLAFRESHKSFFSKSDLFFVCMLKPRSFDIQKQDQEVEAAQWMPFEEYAAQPFIREHELFNYVAKICLAKSDKGYAGFSPVSAATSSGKTSCLYCNNPDIHLLTSGHQ